From one Lasioglossum baleicum chromosome 11, iyLasBale1, whole genome shotgun sequence genomic stretch:
- the LOC143213666 gene encoding uncharacterized protein LOC143213666, which produces MLSEQLTELLGLNEGRSQEPSFTLRRARSSSSVFSDAFSDASTIPPTSIEEHRRLAGHGPSIGLPVGLPEPPQWWDNKKQPAKPQRKATKNKRPATPGQNQRKRCGTTSTPYDQLPREAPPPERPQPRTGRTTRFMPTEQPRPQRLPAPKPKQTRAPTSTTSIPYHHLPRRHHRRKDHSQGPEGRPGSCPRSSHVHKGSPHQSQNKPGHQQRRRQYHTTICHGGTTAG; this is translated from the coding sequence ATGCTGTCAGAACAACTTACGGAGCTGCTCGGGCTGAACGAAGGCAGAAGTCAGGAGCCTTCGTTCACCCTCCGACGCGCACGGTCCAGTTCCAGCGTATTCTCCGACGCCTTCTCCGACGCCTCGACTATACCACCGACAAGCATCGAGGAGCATAGGAGACTAGCGGGACATGGACCGTCAATAGGGCTCCCCGTAGGACTTCCCGAACCACCTCAGTGGTGGGACAACAAGAAACAACCGGCGAAACCGCAAAGAAAAGCGACGAAGAACAAGCGGCCGGCAACACCAGGCCAGAACCAAAGAAAAAGATGCGGCACAACGTCAACACCATACGACCAGCTGCCACGGGAGGCACCTCCGCCGGAAAGACCACAGCCAAGGACCGGAAGGACGACCAGGTTCATGCCCACGGAGCAGCCACGTCCACAAAGGCTCCCCGCACCAAAGCCAAAACAAACCAGGGCACCGACATCGACGACGTCAATACCATACCACCATCTGCCACGGAGGCACCACCGCCGGAAAGACCACAGCCAAGGACCGGAAGGACGACCAGGTTCATGCCCACGGAGCAGCCACGTCCACAAAGGCTCCCCGCACCAAAGCCAAAACAAACCAGGGCACCAACAGCGACGGCGTCAATACCATACCACCATCTGCCACGGAGGCACCACCGCCGGATAG
- the LOC143213667 gene encoding uncharacterized protein LOC143213667, giving the protein MLSEQLTEVLGLNESRSQEPSFILRRAWSSSSVFSDAFSDASTIPPTSIEEHRRLAGHGPSIGLPAGLPEPPQWWDNKKQPAKPQRKATKNKRRATPGQNQRKRCGTTSTPYDQLPREAAPPERPQPRTARTTRFMPTEQPRPQRLPAPKPKQTGAPTSTTSIPYNQLPREAPPPERPQPRTARTTRFMPTEQPRPQRLPAPKPKQTGAPTSTTSNTIPPAATGGSTAGKTTAKDRKDDQIHAHGAATSTKAPRTKAKTNRGTDIDDVNTIQPAATGGTTAGKTTAKDRKDDQVHAHGAATSTKAPRTKAKTNQGTDSETTNANYTG; this is encoded by the coding sequence ATGCTGTCAGAACAACTTACGGAGGTGCTCGGGCTGAACGAAAGCAGAAGTCAGGAGCCTTCGTTCATCCTCCGACGCGCATGGTCCAGTTCCAGCGTATTCTCCGACGCCTTCTCCGACGCCTCGACTATACCACCGACAAGCATCGAGGAGCATAGGAGACTAGCGGGACATGGACCGTCAATAGGGCTCCCCGCAGGACTTCCCGAACCACCTCAGTGGTGGGACAACAAGAAACAACCGGCGAAACCGCAAAGAAAAGCGACGAAGAACAAGCGGCGGGCAACACCAGGCCAGAACCAAAGAAAAAGATGCGGCACAACGTCAACACCATACGACCAGCTGCCACGGGAGGCAGCACCGCCGGAAAGACCACAGCCAAGGACCGCAAGGACGACCAGATTCATGCCCACGGAGCAGCCACGTCCACAAAGGCTCCCCGCACCAAAGCCAAAACAAACCGGGGCACCGACATCGACGACGTCAATACCATACAACCAGCTGCCACGGGAGGCACCACCGCCGGAAAGACCACAGCCAAGGACCGCAAGGACGACCAGGTTCATGCCCACGGAGCAGCCACGTCCACAAAGGCTCCCCGCACCAAAGCCAAAACAAACCGGGGCACCGACATCGACGACGTCAAATACCATACCACCAGCTGCCACGGGAGGCAGCACCGCCGGAAAGACCACAGCCAAGGACCGCAAGGACGACCAGATTCATGCCCACGGAGCAGCCACGTCCACAAAGGCTCCCCGCACCAAAGCCAAAACAAACCGGGGCACCGACATCGACGACGTCAATACCATACAACCAGCTGCCACGGGAGGCACCACCGCCGGAAAGACCACAGCCAAGGACCGCAAGGACGACCAGGTTCATGCCCACGGAGCAGCCACGTCCACAAAGGCTCCCCGCACCAAAGCCAAAACAAACCAGGGCACCGACAGCGAGACGACCAACGCCAACTACACCGGGTGA